From one Triticum aestivum cultivar Chinese Spring chromosome 4B, IWGSC CS RefSeq v2.1, whole genome shotgun sequence genomic stretch:
- the LOC123091175 gene encoding uncharacterized protein, with protein sequence MSWLARSIANSLLSPDSPEADGEDPRASGSTCPGSPPRGVREDLSELTDALAHRFQGLASFLAAPTPAGSGGAPRGLNPSEIAGRFRLGLARLPGRQAVADLAKNASSLLHPDEYWGWSEAAGATEDVIAFARDAAMRPELWLDFPLLPDDADSDDFDISDAQQDHALAVENMAPELADLRIELCPSHMSEGCFWKIYFVLLHPKLTKEEAELLSTPQILEAIEKLSQNSQHHTKLESNEDTVALTFRNADGTVPMPVEVVSVLKDQNASGRPTALCNVDYGIFESIPLEALTKDTVSDAGAVPSDKISSGVPVQLMPVLRDATKFSQSRMEETIHTPSKEHATEFSQPSIEERTPDSITDDAVANEQCVPFVDSAPSEEDQHKWPLSDLSEQSRVVIQKAHNDDSDDDEDEWLEEDTGGPGSTHIPIVGDDEDISFSDLEEDD encoded by the exons ATGTCTTGGCTCGCGCGCTCCATCGCCAACTCCCTCCTCTCACCCGACAGCCCCGAGGCCGACGGCGAAGACCCCCGCGCCTCCGGCTCCACCTGCCCGGGCTCACCCCCTCGCGGCGTCCGCGAGGACCTCTCGGAGCTCACTGACGCCCTCGCCCACCGGTTCCAGGGCCTCGCCTCCTTCCTCGCGGCGCCCACTCCCGCAGGAAGCGGCGGTGCACCCCGCGGGCTGAACCCGTCCGAGATTGCGGGACGCTTCCGCCTGGGGCTCGCGCGGCTCCCGGGCCGCCAGGCCGTGGCAGATCTCGCCAAGAACGCCTCCTCTCTACTGCACCCGGACGAATACTGGGGCTGGTCGGAGGCCGCCGGGGCTACCGAGGACGTGATCGCCTTCGCGCGGGACGCCGCCATGCGGCCCGAGCTCTGGCTGGACTTCCCCCTTCTCCCCGACGACGCGGACTCGGATG ATTTTGACATTAGTGATGCGCAGCAAGACCACGCGCTGGCCGTCGAGAACATGGCGCCGGAGCTGGCAGATCTGAGGATCGAACTCTGCCCAAGTCACATGAGCGAGGGCTGCTTCTGGAAGATATACTTTGTGCTACTGCACCCTAAGCTCACAAAGGAGGAAGCCGAGCTTCTTTCTACTCCTCAG ATTTTGGAAGCTATAGAGAAGTTGTCACAAAATTCGCAACATCACACAAAGCTAGAGAGCAACGAAGACACAGTAGCTCTGACTTTCAGGAATGCAGATGGTACTGTACCTATGCCCGTAGAGGTGGTCAGCGTATTAAAAGATCAAAATGCTTCCGGCAGGCCCACAGCTTTGTGCAATGTAGATTATGGTATATTTGAATCGATTCCTCTGGAAGCGCTAACAAAAGATACAGTCAGTGATGCTGGAGCTGTTCCTTCAGATAAAATCAGCAGCGGCGTGCCTGTACAGCTTATGCCGGTATTAAGAGATGCCACTAAGTTCTCACAATCAAGGATGGAAGAGACCATTCACACTCCCTCTAAAGAACATGCCACTGAGTTCTCACAACCTAGCATTGAAGAAAGAACACCCGACTCAATTACAGATGATGCTGTAGCAAATGAGCAGTGTGTACCATTTGTAGACAGTGCTCCATCGGAAGAAGATCAACATAAATGGCCATTGAGTGACCTCAGCGAGCAATCAAGAGTTGTCATTCAGAAGGCCCATAACGAtgactctgatgatgatgaggatgaatggTTGGAAGAGGACACGGGTGGTCCAGGAAGCACGCACATTCCAATAGTAGGCGACGATGAGGATATATCTTTCAGTGACCTGGAGGAAGATGACTAA